In one window of Ailuropoda melanoleuca isolate Jingjing unplaced genomic scaffold, ASM200744v2 unplaced-scaffold8310, whole genome shotgun sequence DNA:
- the LOC100470057 gene encoding olfactory receptor-like protein OLF4 has protein sequence MYLITVFGNLLLILAVSSDSHLHTPMYFFLANLSFVDICFTSTTVPKMLVNIQTQKKTITYESCITQMYFFILLSGLDNFLLTVMAYDRFVAICHPLHYTVTMNPQLCSLLLLVSWIMSALHSLLQTLMVLRLSFCTEVEIPHFFCELSQMIQLACSDTFVNNIVMYFAALLLGGGPLSGILYSYSKIVSSILRISSAQGKYKAFSTCASHLSVVSLFYCTSLGVYLSSAATQSSHASAVASVMYTVVTPMLNPFIYSLRNKDIKGALSVFFRGKP, from the coding sequence atgtacctgatcactgtgtttggaaacctgctcctcatcctggccgtcagctctgactcccacctccacacccccatgtacttcttcctggccaacctgtcctttgtagacatctgtttcacctccaccaccgtcccTAAGATGCTGGTAAatatacaaacacagaaaaaaaccatAACTTACGAAAGCTGCATCACGCAGATGTACTTTTTCATACTTCTTTCAGGTTTGGACAATTTCCTCCTGACTGTGATGGCTtatgaccgctttgtggccatctgtcaccccctgcactacactGTCACCATGAACCCCCAGCTCTGTTCACTATTGCTTCTGGTGTCCTGGATCATGAGTGCCCTGCATTCTTTGTTACAAACCTTAATGGTGTTGCGTCTGTCCTTCTGTACAGAGGTGGAAATCCCCCACTTCTTCTGTGAACTTAGTCAGATGATTCAGCTTGCCTGTTCTGACACCTTTGTTAATAATATTGTCATGTATTTTGCAGCACTGCTGTTGGGTGGTGGTCCCCTCTCTGGGATACTTTACTCTTATTCTAAAATTGTTTCCTCCATTCTTAGAATatcatcagctcagggcaagtataaagctttttccacctgtgcatctcacctttccgttgtctccttattttattgtacgagcctaggagtgtaccttagctctgctgctacccagagctcccacgcaagtgcagtggcctcggtgatgtacacagtggtcacgcccatgctgaaccccttcatctacagcctgaggaacaaagaCATAAAGGGGGCTCTAAGTGTATTTTTCAGAGGGAAGCCATGA